From the genome of Phytohabitans rumicis, one region includes:
- a CDS encoding inorganic diphosphatase has protein sequence MDFDVTVEIPKGHRNKYEVDHVTGRIRLDRTLFTATQYPADYGFIEGTLGEDGDPLDALVLVQEPTFPGCLIRCRTIGMFRMKDEKGGDDKVLCVPFEDPRQEHLRDIHHLGEFDRLEIQHFFEVYKDLEPGKSVEGATWVGRTEAEAEVRASYRRAELAAQQETPH, from the coding sequence ATGGATTTCGACGTAACGGTTGAGATCCCTAAGGGTCACCGAAACAAGTACGAGGTCGACCATGTGACCGGCCGGATCAGGCTGGACCGGACGCTTTTCACCGCGACGCAGTACCCGGCCGACTACGGCTTCATCGAGGGCACCCTCGGCGAGGACGGCGATCCGCTGGATGCCCTGGTCCTGGTGCAAGAACCGACGTTCCCGGGCTGCCTGATCCGTTGCCGGACAATCGGGATGTTCCGGATGAAAGACGAAAAAGGCGGCGACGACAAGGTTCTCTGCGTCCCATTCGAGGACCCCCGTCAAGAGCACCTGCGCGACATCCATCACCTGGGCGAATTCGACCGGCTGGAAATCCAGCACTTCTTCGAGGTCTACAAGGATCTGGAGCCGGGCAAGTCGGTCGAGGGCGCGACCTGGGTCGGCCGCACCGAGGCCGAAGCGGAGGTCCGCGCCTCGTACCGGCGCGCCGAATTAGCCGCCCAGCAAGAAACCCCACACTGA
- the dacB gene encoding D-alanyl-D-alanine carboxypeptidase/D-alanyl-D-alanine endopeptidase, whose protein sequence is MVVLLGGFGAGAVIVRPGPVADWLGEPGADPTSAAAPQTPEPSPAPVLAAATGDAPAPTAAGVQAVLDPIVASAGLGSQTNLSVVDVTSAGQLYSRGPDVPTVPASTTKLVTATAVLAARGPAYRIPTRVVAGANPGEVVIIGGGDPTLAINGTGTYPGAARLDQLAKQVKQALGEAKPTKVIVDSSLFTGPVYEPSWDADVPTGGFGGPTIALMTNGARINPKATRGYAERYTQPDVAAGRAFAKLLGLPQSAVTKGKAPADAVEATTTPSSAPLTAGTELGKVESPPILRLVEFMLGESDNVVAELLARQVALAKGQPASYAGAAAATNAVLGELGLPAAESALSDGSGLSRKNRLTPTLLTDLLALAAGGSHPELAGVVAGLPVAAWSGTLRDRFRSPAVDNRPGAGVVRAKTGTLNGVNAIAGVVVTADGRLLAFAVLADKVPLGKEKAETALDKIPTALAKCGCL, encoded by the coding sequence ATGGTGGTCCTGCTCGGCGGGTTCGGCGCGGGAGCCGTCATCGTCCGGCCCGGCCCGGTCGCGGACTGGCTGGGCGAGCCGGGCGCCGATCCGACCAGCGCCGCCGCCCCGCAGACGCCCGAGCCGTCCCCCGCGCCGGTCCTCGCGGCCGCGACGGGCGACGCGCCGGCGCCGACCGCCGCGGGCGTACAGGCCGTGCTCGACCCGATCGTGGCGTCGGCCGGGCTGGGCAGCCAGACCAACCTCTCGGTGGTGGACGTCACCTCCGCGGGCCAGCTCTACAGCCGCGGGCCCGACGTGCCCACTGTCCCGGCGTCCACGACCAAGCTGGTCACCGCCACGGCGGTACTGGCGGCGCGCGGGCCGGCGTACCGGATCCCGACCCGGGTGGTGGCCGGCGCCAACCCCGGCGAGGTCGTGATCATCGGCGGCGGTGACCCGACGCTGGCGATCAACGGGACCGGGACGTACCCCGGCGCGGCCCGGCTGGACCAGCTCGCCAAGCAGGTGAAGCAGGCCCTCGGCGAGGCCAAGCCGACCAAGGTGATCGTCGACTCGTCGCTGTTCACCGGTCCGGTGTACGAGCCGAGCTGGGACGCGGACGTGCCGACCGGTGGGTTCGGCGGGCCGACCATCGCGCTGATGACCAACGGCGCCCGGATCAACCCAAAGGCCACCCGCGGGTACGCCGAGCGCTACACGCAGCCGGACGTCGCCGCCGGCAGGGCGTTCGCCAAGCTGCTCGGGCTGCCGCAGTCGGCCGTGACCAAGGGCAAGGCGCCGGCCGATGCGGTGGAGGCGACCACGACGCCGTCTTCGGCACCCCTGACCGCCGGCACCGAGCTGGGCAAGGTCGAGTCGCCGCCGATCCTGCGCCTGGTCGAGTTCATGCTCGGCGAGAGCGACAACGTGGTGGCCGAGTTGCTCGCCCGCCAGGTGGCCCTCGCCAAGGGCCAGCCCGCCTCGTACGCCGGCGCGGCGGCCGCCACGAACGCCGTACTCGGTGAGCTGGGCCTGCCCGCGGCGGAGAGCGCGCTGTCGGACGGCAGCGGCCTGTCCCGCAAGAACCGCCTCACCCCGACGCTGCTGACCGACCTGCTGGCGCTCGCGGCCGGCGGGTCGCACCCGGAGCTGGCCGGCGTGGTCGCGGGGCTGCCGGTGGCCGCCTGGTCGGGTACGCTGCGCGACCGGTTCCGCAGCCCGGCCGTGGACAACCGCCCCGGCGCCGGCGTGGTACGCGCCAAGACCGGCACGCTCAACGGGGTGAACGCGATCGCCGGCGTGGTGGTGACGGCCGACGGGCGGCTGCTGGCGTTCGCGGTGCTGGCGGACAAGGTGCCGCTCGGCAAGGAGAAGGCCGAGACCGCCCTCGACAAGATTCCGACCGCGTTGGCCAAATGCGGGTGTCTTTAA
- a CDS encoding gamma-glutamyltransferase family protein → MTFHPHKPLYAPRGVVATSQPLAASAGLGVLRRGGNAVDAAVATAIALTVVQPGSNDIGGDLFAIVWDGTRLHGLNASGRSPAALSLDAVRDGMPERGWLPVTVPGAPAGWWDLHARFGALPFAELFADAIGYAERGYPVSPEVARAWGRSAAVHARLDGEEFAEWGRVFTVPGGGPPRAGERWANPAAARTLRLIADSAADAFYTGEIAAALAGHAARTGGLLTATDLAAHTSTWVDPIHVAYRDHEVWELPPNGQGIAALLALGILDGVDLAALPPVERLHWEIEAMKLGFADAFAYVADPDRVIVPTAELLRPEYAAARRAHIGARALTPAPGDPVRGGTVYLCAADADGMMVSLIQSNYMGFGSYVVLPGYGFGLQNRGLGFRLEPDHPNAVGPAKRPFHTIIPGFLTRDGEPVGPFGVMGGHMQPQGHLQVVTSTVDGGLDPQAALNAPRWYWQAGRSVLVEEGLAAPEVLAELERRGHEVTASRESAIFGYGQAIWRLPFGGYVAGSEPRADGCAMGY, encoded by the coding sequence GTGACCTTCCACCCGCACAAGCCGCTGTACGCCCCGCGCGGCGTCGTGGCCACCAGCCAGCCACTCGCCGCGAGCGCCGGCCTCGGCGTCCTGCGCCGCGGCGGCAACGCCGTGGACGCCGCGGTGGCCACCGCGATCGCGCTGACCGTGGTGCAGCCCGGCTCCAACGACATCGGCGGCGACCTCTTCGCGATCGTCTGGGACGGCACCCGCCTGCACGGCCTGAACGCCTCCGGCCGCTCGCCGGCCGCGCTGAGCCTGGACGCGGTCCGGGACGGCATGCCGGAGCGCGGCTGGCTGCCGGTGACCGTGCCGGGGGCGCCGGCCGGCTGGTGGGACCTGCACGCGCGGTTCGGTGCGCTGCCGTTCGCCGAGCTCTTCGCGGACGCGATCGGGTACGCCGAGCGCGGCTACCCGGTCTCGCCCGAGGTGGCCCGCGCCTGGGGCCGTTCGGCGGCGGTGCACGCGCGGCTCGACGGCGAGGAGTTCGCCGAGTGGGGGCGGGTCTTCACCGTCCCCGGTGGCGGCCCGCCGCGGGCTGGCGAGCGGTGGGCCAACCCGGCGGCCGCCCGGACGCTGCGTCTGATAGCCGACAGCGCGGCCGACGCGTTCTACACGGGTGAGATCGCCGCGGCGCTGGCCGGGCACGCCGCCCGCACCGGCGGTTTGCTGACCGCCACCGACCTGGCCGCGCACACGTCGACCTGGGTCGACCCGATCCACGTCGCCTACCGGGACCACGAGGTCTGGGAGCTGCCGCCCAACGGTCAGGGCATCGCGGCCCTTCTCGCCCTCGGCATCCTGGACGGCGTCGACCTGGCCGCGCTGCCGCCCGTCGAGCGGCTGCACTGGGAGATCGAGGCGATGAAGCTGGGCTTCGCCGACGCGTTCGCCTATGTGGCCGACCCGGACCGGGTCATCGTGCCGACCGCCGAGCTGCTGCGCCCCGAGTACGCCGCGGCCCGCCGGGCGCACATCGGCGCGCGGGCCTTGACGCCGGCGCCCGGCGACCCGGTCCGCGGCGGCACCGTCTACCTGTGCGCGGCCGACGCGGACGGCATGATGGTCAGCCTCATCCAGTCGAACTACATGGGCTTCGGCTCCTATGTGGTGCTGCCCGGGTACGGCTTCGGGCTGCAGAACAGGGGCCTCGGGTTCCGCCTCGAACCCGACCACCCGAACGCGGTCGGGCCGGCCAAGCGGCCGTTCCACACGATCATCCCGGGCTTCCTGACCCGGGACGGGGAGCCGGTCGGGCCGTTCGGGGTGATGGGCGGGCACATGCAGCCCCAGGGCCACCTGCAGGTGGTCACGTCCACGGTGGACGGCGGCCTGGATCCGCAGGCGGCCCTGAACGCCCCGCGCTGGTACTGGCAGGCCGGGCGGTCGGTGCTCGTCGAGGAAGGGCTGGCGGCGCCCGAGGTCCTGGCCGAGCTGGAACGCCGCGGGCACGAGGTCACCGCTTCGCGCGAGTCTGCGATCTTCGGGTACGGCCAGGCGATCTGGCGTTTGCCTTTTGGCGGGTATGTCGCCGGCTCGGAGCCACGTGCCGATGGCTGCGCGATGGGATACTGA
- the tilS gene encoding tRNA lysidine(34) synthetase TilS has product MAALAPPVAAVRAAVRQALRGVRGCVLVACSGGADSLALAAATAFVAPRLGMPAGLVTVDHGLQPGSAERAAAVAEWAREAGFAPVDVATVSVRNRPGPGDRASGASASWQGPEAAARDARYEALVGAAERHGAVAILLGHTRDDQAETVLLALARGSGPRGLAGMPPRRDVGGVALLRPLLDVAREDTRKACAALGLSPWEDPHNVDPAYARSRVRATALPALVEALGAGVVDNLARTARLLAADAATLDELAATALDRARRPDGALAVQELDRLPDAVRTRVLQAWARELGASPAALSHRHVGALDALVTDWRGQGAVHLPGGIAVARRGNLLR; this is encoded by the coding sequence GTGGCCGCGCTCGCGCCGCCGGTCGCCGCCGTCCGCGCGGCGGTCCGGCAAGCCCTTCGCGGGGTACGCGGGTGCGTGCTGGTCGCCTGCTCGGGTGGGGCCGACTCGTTGGCGCTCGCGGCGGCGACCGCGTTCGTGGCACCCCGGCTGGGGATGCCGGCCGGGCTGGTGACGGTCGACCACGGGTTGCAGCCGGGCTCGGCCGAGCGCGCCGCCGCCGTGGCCGAGTGGGCACGCGAGGCCGGCTTCGCCCCCGTCGACGTGGCGACCGTCTCGGTCCGCAACCGGCCCGGCCCCGGGGACCGCGCGAGCGGAGCGAGCGCCAGCTGGCAAGGCCCCGAGGCCGCCGCCCGGGACGCCCGGTACGAGGCCCTGGTCGGCGCGGCCGAGCGGCACGGCGCGGTCGCCATCCTCCTCGGGCACACCCGCGACGACCAGGCCGAGACCGTGCTCCTGGCGCTCGCCCGCGGATCGGGTCCGCGCGGCCTCGCCGGCATGCCGCCCCGGCGCGACGTGGGCGGCGTCGCGCTGCTGCGGCCGCTGCTCGACGTGGCACGCGAGGACACCCGCAAGGCGTGCGCCGCGCTCGGGCTCAGCCCGTGGGAGGACCCGCACAACGTGGACCCGGCGTACGCCCGGTCCCGGGTACGGGCGACCGCCCTGCCCGCGCTGGTCGAGGCGCTGGGCGCGGGCGTGGTCGACAACCTGGCCCGCACCGCGCGGCTGCTCGCCGCCGACGCCGCCACCCTGGACGAGCTGGCCGCCACCGCCCTGGACCGGGCACGCCGACCGGACGGTGCCCTCGCGGTGCAGGAACTGGACCGGCTGCCAGATGCTGTGCGTACCCGGGTATTGCAGGCATGGGCCCGCGAGCTCGGCGCTTCGCCGGCGGCGCTGTCGCACCGGCATGTCGGCGCGCTCGATGCTCTTGTCACGGATTGGCGCGGCCAGGGCGCGGTGCACCTCCCGGGCGGCATCGCGGTGGCCCGGCGCGGCAATCTGTTGAGGTGA
- a CDS encoding S8 family serine peptidase, which produces MVVGCPGPGLRAPAQAAVGPFAATSIEPTGRVAAGAAPTSRLAETDPDLLGRAETALLPVLIKLDHDPVATYAGGVPGIAATSPSGTGRKLSRSGTERAYEDYLAAREDRFIAELAVKVPGASVRQRLRTVYGGVSATVPANKVGEVLGIDGVVAVQRDELHQPLTDASTGFIGAGAVYPRVGGDRNAGRGVIVGVIDTGAWPEHPSFADQGNLKAPPAKADGAARACDFGDNPLTKTAYTCNNKLIGGAAFLETYLARHDGEQYPTARDSGGHGTHTASTAAGNVVNSAAVFGVDRGPLQGVAPGAWLSVYKALGEAGGYGSDIARAVGQAVLDGVDVLNYSVSGGTDPYTDPVELSFLDAYAAGVFVAASAGNSGPGQATANHLAPWVTTVGASTEARSFVSTLTLKAGADKLTLKGASITSGVGAATPVVLAESVAGYGGGALCDKPADRGVFVGKIVACQRGGNARAAKGYNVVQGGAVGMVLYNPSLADVETDNHWLPTVHLADGARFKAFMAGHTSVTSTFTDGKREKGQADVLAAFSARGPGGPAIKPDLTAPGVQILAGNTPTPHAVEGGPPGELFQAIAGTSMAAPHVAGAAVLLKALHRSWTPGQIKSALMTTARTAVLKEDLKTAAGPLDRGSGRIDLVAADDPGLTFDESAERMLALGADPVGAVHLNLPSVYAPTMPGQVTTVRTARNVSGATQTYRVSVRSPARSRIAVLPSVFTLAAGRSVALKITITSTAPSAPQVGEVRLDPARPGLPTLHLPVAFTPKPGNVELTSDCAAAVVWRQRTVCTITAKNASLADAVANLTTTVDAPLTVSGVGGATKTGPRSVTRRGLTIPGARPGKPTLKPGTIAGYRPLSEYGIQPSPIGDQETLTYEVPQFVYGGRAYTSLGADANGYLVVGDATGSGGGLPGRLPDVARPNNVLAPFWTDLDGTRDEGIRVARLTDGVSSWVVMEWQVDVAGTDANRHFQVWLGANGVEDVVFAYDPAALPAAPDGKPLLVGAENADGSAGQRLPAGRTPTADLRVTSAVPATASYTVQLTGAAPGIGRVTTRMTASTVPGVSVVTSDVQVVLPPGGPTR; this is translated from the coding sequence GTGGTTGTCGGCTGTCCTGGTCCTGGCCTTCGCGCCCCGGCGCAGGCCGCTGTTGGTCCCTTCGCGGCCACGTCCATCGAGCCGACCGGGCGCGTCGCGGCCGGGGCGGCGCCGACGAGCCGGCTCGCCGAGACCGATCCCGACCTGCTCGGCCGTGCCGAGACGGCACTCCTCCCGGTACTGATCAAACTGGACCACGACCCGGTCGCCACGTACGCCGGCGGGGTGCCGGGGATCGCCGCCACCAGCCCGTCCGGTACCGGTCGCAAGCTGAGCCGGAGCGGCACCGAGCGGGCGTACGAGGACTACCTTGCGGCCCGCGAGGACCGGTTCATCGCCGAGCTGGCGGTCAAGGTGCCCGGCGCCTCCGTCCGCCAGCGCCTGCGCACCGTGTACGGCGGCGTCTCCGCCACCGTGCCGGCCAACAAGGTCGGCGAGGTGCTCGGCATCGACGGCGTGGTCGCCGTGCAGCGGGACGAGCTGCACCAGCCGCTCACCGACGCGAGCACGGGGTTCATCGGGGCCGGCGCGGTCTATCCCCGGGTGGGCGGCGACCGGAACGCCGGCCGGGGCGTCATCGTCGGCGTCATCGACACCGGCGCGTGGCCCGAGCATCCGTCGTTCGCCGACCAGGGCAACCTGAAGGCACCGCCGGCGAAGGCCGACGGCGCCGCGCGCGCCTGCGACTTCGGCGACAACCCGCTGACCAAGACGGCCTACACGTGCAACAACAAGCTGATCGGCGGGGCCGCGTTCCTGGAGACGTACCTGGCCCGGCACGACGGCGAGCAATACCCGACGGCCCGGGACAGCGGCGGTCACGGCACCCACACCGCCTCCACCGCGGCCGGCAACGTGGTCAACTCGGCCGCCGTCTTCGGCGTCGACCGCGGCCCGCTACAGGGTGTGGCGCCGGGCGCGTGGCTGTCCGTCTACAAGGCACTGGGCGAGGCGGGCGGCTACGGCTCCGACATCGCGCGGGCGGTCGGGCAGGCCGTGCTCGACGGCGTGGACGTGCTCAACTACTCGGTCTCCGGTGGCACCGACCCGTACACCGACCCGGTCGAGCTGTCGTTCCTCGACGCGTACGCCGCGGGCGTGTTCGTCGCGGCGTCGGCCGGCAACTCGGGGCCCGGCCAGGCGACCGCCAACCACCTGGCGCCCTGGGTGACCACGGTCGGCGCGTCGACCGAGGCCCGTTCGTTCGTGTCGACGCTGACGCTGAAGGCCGGCGCCGACAAGCTGACGCTGAAGGGCGCGTCGATCACCAGCGGGGTCGGCGCCGCGACTCCGGTGGTGCTCGCCGAGTCGGTCGCCGGGTACGGCGGCGGAGCGCTCTGCGACAAGCCCGCCGACCGGGGTGTCTTCGTGGGGAAGATCGTGGCCTGCCAGCGCGGCGGGAACGCCCGCGCGGCCAAGGGCTACAACGTGGTCCAGGGCGGCGCGGTCGGCATGGTCCTCTACAACCCGTCGCTCGCCGACGTGGAGACCGACAACCACTGGCTGCCCACCGTGCACCTGGCCGACGGTGCCCGCTTCAAGGCGTTCATGGCCGGGCACACGTCGGTGACCAGCACGTTCACCGACGGCAAGCGGGAAAAGGGGCAGGCCGACGTGCTCGCCGCGTTCTCCGCCCGCGGCCCGGGCGGTCCGGCCATCAAGCCCGACCTCACCGCCCCCGGCGTGCAGATCCTCGCCGGCAACACGCCCACCCCGCACGCGGTCGAGGGCGGCCCGCCGGGCGAGCTCTTCCAGGCCATCGCCGGTACGTCGATGGCGGCGCCGCACGTGGCCGGCGCGGCGGTCCTGCTCAAGGCGCTGCACCGGAGCTGGACGCCCGGCCAGATCAAGTCCGCCCTCATGACGACCGCCCGCACGGCCGTGCTCAAGGAGGACCTGAAGACCGCGGCCGGCCCGCTGGACCGCGGCAGCGGCCGGATCGACCTGGTGGCGGCGGACGACCCGGGGCTGACCTTCGACGAGTCGGCGGAACGGATGCTCGCGCTCGGCGCCGACCCGGTGGGCGCCGTGCACCTCAACCTGCCCTCGGTCTACGCGCCCACGATGCCCGGCCAGGTCACCACCGTCCGCACCGCCCGGAACGTCAGTGGGGCTACCCAGACGTACCGGGTGTCGGTGCGGTCGCCGGCCCGGAGCCGGATCGCGGTCTTGCCCAGCGTCTTCACGCTCGCCGCCGGCCGGTCCGTCGCCCTGAAGATCACGATCACCTCGACCGCCCCTTCGGCTCCGCAGGTCGGCGAGGTCCGGCTCGACCCGGCGCGGCCGGGACTGCCGACCCTGCACCTGCCGGTGGCGTTCACTCCCAAGCCCGGCAACGTGGAGCTGACCAGCGACTGCGCCGCCGCCGTGGTCTGGCGCCAGCGGACCGTCTGCACGATCACCGCCAAGAACGCCTCACTGGCCGACGCGGTCGCCAACCTGACCACCACCGTGGACGCCCCGCTGACGGTGAGCGGAGTCGGCGGCGCGACCAAGACCGGGCCGAGGTCCGTCACGCGGCGCGGCCTCACAATTCCCGGAGCCCGACCGGGTAAGCCCACGCTGAAGCCGGGCACCATCGCCGGCTACCGGCCCCTTTCCGAGTACGGCATCCAGCCGTCCCCGATCGGTGACCAGGAGACCCTCACGTACGAGGTGCCGCAGTTCGTGTACGGCGGGCGGGCGTACACGTCGCTGGGCGCGGACGCCAACGGCTACCTCGTCGTGGGCGACGCGACCGGCTCCGGTGGCGGCCTGCCCGGTCGGCTGCCCGACGTCGCCCGGCCCAACAACGTCCTGGCGCCCTTCTGGACCGACCTGGACGGCACCCGCGACGAGGGCATACGGGTCGCCCGGCTCACCGACGGCGTGTCGAGCTGGGTGGTGATGGAGTGGCAGGTCGACGTGGCCGGCACCGACGCCAACCGGCACTTCCAGGTGTGGCTCGGTGCGAACGGCGTCGAGGACGTCGTGTTCGCGTACGACCCGGCCGCCCTGCCCGCCGCCCCGGACGGCAAGCCCCTGCTCGTGGGCGCCGAGAACGCCGACGGCAGCGCCGGCCAGCGCCTCCCGGCCGGTCGTACGCCCACCGCCGACCTGCGGGTGACCAGCGCGGTGCCGGCGACCGCGTCGTACACGGTGCAGCTCACCGGTGCGGCGCCGGGTATCGGCCGGGTGACCACCCGGATGACCGCGTCGACCGTGCCGGGCGTCTCCGTGGTGACCTCCGACGTGCAGGTCGTCCTGCCGCCGGGCGGCCCCACGCGCTAA
- the eccD gene encoding type VII secretion integral membrane protein EccD — protein sequence MTAGLARVTITTPRRRLDVALPEHVPVAELLPEVLRHAGDGLADDGERHGGWVLRRADGAALSGGQPLQPQGVRDGELLFLVPARVRWAEPEYDDVVEAIAEGARRRGAAWSAGATRVATLGAAAVLLALGLAALLRTGSPGTLAAGASVLLLLAGTLAARAHRDGPAGAVLAGCALPYAFVAGSGGRLEPSDLLGGAAAVLAGSVLGALGVAAHQRVFAAGGIVGLLGGLTALAAYGLPAKGAAALLLAALACGIGVLPLIAIRLGRLPLPPVTPPSGGDPGFGRGAAGAWTEERGDEGRGRLSVPGARPGEASASQRGSDRPDRARVFDAVARTEELLGGMLIGHAVLAAAAAAVLVVTGGLAGRLLVAVCAAILSLRSRLFAAVQHRVPLLAAALVGLAALAGAVVAEAGGSVLPGLAAGGVLAALVIVAAGAAYAERPPSPYLGRAADIFDTVMVVSVVPIACAVLDLYAKARAL from the coding sequence GTGACTGCCGGACTGGCGCGGGTCACGATCACCACCCCGCGGCGCCGCCTCGACGTCGCCCTCCCCGAGCACGTACCGGTCGCCGAGCTGCTGCCCGAAGTGCTGCGCCACGCCGGCGACGGGCTCGCCGACGACGGCGAGCGGCACGGCGGCTGGGTCCTGCGCCGCGCGGACGGCGCGGCGCTGTCCGGCGGCCAGCCTCTGCAACCGCAAGGGGTACGCGACGGCGAGCTGCTCTTTCTGGTGCCGGCCCGGGTCCGGTGGGCCGAGCCGGAGTACGACGACGTGGTGGAGGCGATCGCCGAGGGTGCCCGCCGCCGGGGCGCCGCGTGGTCGGCTGGAGCCACCCGGGTCGCCACCCTCGGCGCGGCGGCCGTGCTGCTCGCCCTCGGGCTGGCCGCCCTGCTGCGTACCGGTTCACCGGGAACGCTGGCCGCCGGGGCGAGCGTGCTGCTCCTCCTGGCCGGCACGCTGGCCGCCCGCGCCCACCGGGACGGTCCCGCCGGCGCGGTGCTCGCCGGGTGCGCCCTGCCGTACGCCTTCGTGGCGGGCTCCGGCGGCCGGCTGGAGCCGAGCGATCTCCTCGGTGGCGCGGCGGCGGTGCTGGCCGGGTCGGTGCTCGGCGCGCTCGGGGTGGCCGCCCACCAGCGGGTATTCGCCGCCGGTGGGATCGTGGGGCTGCTCGGCGGGCTGACCGCGCTCGCCGCGTACGGGCTGCCCGCGAAGGGCGCCGCCGCGCTCCTGCTCGCCGCGTTGGCCTGCGGGATCGGCGTGCTGCCGCTCATCGCCATCCGCCTCGGCCGGCTGCCGCTGCCGCCGGTCACCCCGCCCTCCGGCGGCGACCCCGGCTTCGGCCGCGGGGCCGCCGGCGCCTGGACCGAGGAGCGAGGTGACGAGGGAAGAGGCCGCCTCTCAGTCCCTGGAGCCCGCCCGGGCGAAGCGAGCGCCAGCCAGCGCGGCTCCGACCGGCCGGATCGCGCGCGGGTGTTCGACGCGGTCGCGCGTACCGAGGAATTGCTCGGCGGGATGCTGATCGGCCACGCGGTCCTCGCCGCCGCGGCGGCCGCGGTCCTGGTCGTTACCGGCGGCCTGGCCGGACGGTTGCTGGTCGCGGTGTGCGCGGCCATCCTGTCGCTGCGGTCCCGGCTCTTCGCCGCGGTCCAGCACCGGGTGCCGCTGCTGGCGGCCGCGCTGGTCGGGCTCGCCGCGCTGGCCGGAGCGGTCGTGGCGGAGGCGGGCGGGTCGGTCCTGCCGGGGCTGGCCGCCGGCGGGGTGCTCGCCGCGCTGGTGATCGTCGCCGCCGGGGCGGCGTATGCCGAACGGCCGCCCTCGCCCTACCTGGGCCGGGCGGCCGACATCTTCGACACGGTGATGGTGGTTTCGGTGGTCCCGATCGCGTGCGCGGTCCTGGACCTTTACGCCAAGGCCCGCGCCTTGTGA
- the mycP gene encoding type VII secretion-associated serine protease mycosin has protein sequence MRQSRHRFAGAVLIAVVGIAGASTITATPAQAAAVAVRQDPVREDQWQLDELRASHAWRHSTGEGVTVAVIDSGVDGSHPDLAGQVLPGIDLVAGSGDGRTDPVGHGTTVAGLIAGRNDDSSGVLGLAPSAKILPVRVLDAENRYDDALIVAKGVRWAVDNGARVINLSLGGSGDSPALAAAIDYAFARDVVVVACTGNLAPEAPTEVWYPAREPGVVAVTGLERESESLWSGAITGGATVLSAPATGLLGARPGGTWKVQGTSFAAPLVSATAALVRSRWPGMSAATVVNRLISTADDLGAVGRDDRFGYGLVDPVAALTTGISTVERNPLDNNDPPGVAGFGAAPGVTTAEAATADGPHTVGGKAPGTTAGWAAEPVGAVEHHHGGLFGGATVLIALLSAAAVVLRRRLRR, from the coding sequence ATGAGGCAGTCGCGCCATCGGTTCGCTGGGGCCGTGTTGATTGCGGTGGTCGGCATCGCCGGCGCATCGACCATCACGGCAACCCCCGCGCAGGCGGCTGCGGTGGCGGTGCGGCAGGACCCGGTACGCGAGGATCAGTGGCAACTCGACGAACTGCGGGCCAGCCACGCCTGGCGGCACTCGACCGGCGAGGGCGTCACCGTCGCGGTGATCGACTCCGGTGTGGACGGCAGCCATCCCGATCTCGCCGGCCAGGTGCTCCCCGGGATCGACCTCGTGGCGGGCAGCGGCGACGGGCGCACTGACCCGGTCGGCCACGGCACCACCGTCGCCGGCCTCATCGCCGGGCGCAACGACGACAGCAGCGGCGTCCTGGGCCTCGCTCCCAGCGCCAAGATCTTGCCGGTCCGGGTGCTGGACGCCGAAAACCGGTACGACGACGCGCTCATCGTCGCCAAGGGTGTGCGCTGGGCGGTCGACAACGGCGCCCGCGTGATCAACCTGTCCCTCGGCGGCAGCGGCGACAGCCCCGCCCTCGCCGCCGCCATCGACTACGCGTTCGCCCGCGACGTCGTCGTGGTGGCCTGCACCGGCAACCTCGCGCCCGAAGCCCCCACCGAGGTGTGGTACCCGGCCCGCGAGCCCGGCGTCGTCGCCGTCACCGGCCTCGAACGCGAGAGCGAAAGCCTCTGGTCCGGCGCGATCACCGGCGGGGCGACCGTGCTCTCCGCCCCGGCCACCGGTCTGCTCGGCGCCCGACCCGGCGGCACCTGGAAGGTCCAGGGCACCAGCTTCGCGGCGCCGCTGGTCAGCGCGACGGCGGCGCTGGTCCGGTCGCGGTGGCCCGGCATGTCGGCCGCCACCGTGGTCAACCGCCTGATCAGCACCGCCGACGACCTGGGGGCGGTGGGCCGCGACGACCGCTTCGGCTACGGCCTCGTCGACCCGGTCGCGGCGCTCACCACGGGCATCTCCACGGTCGAGCGCAACCCGCTGGACAACAACGACCCGCCGGGCGTGGCCGGGTTCGGCGCCGCCCCCGGGGTGACGACCGCCGAGGCAGCCACCGCCGACGGACCGCACACGGTCGGCGGCAAGGCACCCGGCACCACCGCAGGCTGGGCCGCCGAGCCCGTCGGCGCCGTCGAACACCACCACGGCGGCCTGTTCGGCGGCGCCACCGTGTTGATCGCACTCCTGAGCGCCGCCGCGGTAGTCCTCCGCCGCCGCCTCCGCCGCTAA